The following coding sequences are from one Anabas testudineus chromosome 16, fAnaTes1.2, whole genome shotgun sequence window:
- the mc5ra gene encoding melanocortin 5a receptor, whose amino-acid sequence MNNVIHNTTAVIWTRTRAGMNSSDETSYHEEVLLANSTWGYSYYHQNYTLSPVPDKAGTSKPAACEQVHIAVEVFLILGIISLLENILVITAIVKNKNLHSPMYFFVCSLAVADMLVSVSNAWETIIIYLLSNRQLVVEDHFIRQMDNVFDSMICISVVASMCSLLAIAVDRYVTIFYALRYHNIMTVRRAGCIIGGIWTFCTGCGIVFIIYSDTTPVIICLVSMFFAMLLIMASLYSHMFMLARSHVKRIAALPGYNSIHQRASMKGAITLTILLGIFVVCWAPFFLHLILMISCPRNLYCVCFMSHFNMYLILIMCNSVIDPLIYAFRSQEMRKTFKEIICCYSLRNACSNICALTGKY is encoded by the exons ATGAATAATGTCAtccacaacacaacagcagtgaTCTGGACCAGAACCAGAGCAGGGATGAATTCTTCTGATGAGACCTCCTACCATGAGGAGGTGCTGCTGGCGAACTCCACCTGGGGTTACTCCTACTATCACCAAAACTACACCCTGTCCCCTGTCCCAGACAAGGCCGGCACCTCCAAACCTGCAGCATGCGAGCAGGTTCACATCGCTGTGGAG GTCTTTCTGATCCTGGGTATTATCTCCCTGCTGGAGAACATCCTGGTCATCACAGCTATAGTGAAGAACAAGAACCTCCACTCACCCATGTACTtctttgtctgcag TCTGGCAGTAGCAGACATGCTGGTGAGTGTGTCCAACGCCTGGGAGACCATCATCATTTACCTTCTGAGCAACAGACAGCTGGTGGTGGAGGACCACTTCATCCGGCAAATGGACAATGTGTTTGACTCCATGATCTGCATCTCGGTCGTTGCGTCAATGTGCAGCCTACTGGCCATTGCTGTAGACAG GTACGTCACTATCTTCTATGCGTTGAGGTACCACAACATCATGACAGTGAGGCGAGCCGGCTGCATCATCGGGGGAATCTGGACATTCTGTACAGGCTGCGGTATCGTCTTCATCATCTACTCGGACACCACCCCTGTCATCATCTGTCTGGTCTCCATGTTCTTCGCCATGCTCCTCATCATGGCCTCCCTCTACAGCCACATGTTCATGCTGGCACGCTCCCACGTGAAGCGCATCGCCGCCCTGCCCGGCTACAACTCCATCCACCAGCGGGCCAGCATGAAGGGGGCGATCACGCTGACCATCCTGCTGGGGATCTTCGTCGTCTGCTGGGCTCCCTTCTTCCTCCACCTGATCCTGATGATCTCCTGTCCGCGGAACCTCTACTGCGTGTGCTTCATGTCCCACTTCAACATGTACCTCATCCTCATCATGTGCAACTCTGTGATCGACCCGCTCATCTATGCCTTCAGGAGTCAGGAGATGAGGAAGACTTTTAAGGAGATCATCTGCTGTTACAGCCTGAGAAACGCCTGCAGCAACATCTGTGCTCTGACGGGTAAGTACTGA
- the mc2r gene encoding adrenocorticotropic hormone receptor isoform X3, with product MKTVNQTDCPEVRVPVPLFFTIGVVSLAENLLVVVAVIWNRNLHSPMYAFICSLAAFNTIASLTKTWETLMIVLADVGQLEKKGPSEIKLDDVVDSLMCMSFIGSFFSFLAIAVDRYITIFYALRYHNIMTMWRTRVILGVIWTTCGVSAVLMVRFFHSKFIMICFIVLFVVSLAMICFFYVYMFMLARIHARKIAALPTSGGGKCQRKLWRGRSMRGALTLTILFGAFVVCWAPFFLHLIIIMVCPMNPYCECYRSLFQLHVVLLMSHALIDPVIYAFRSAELRHTFRKMLLCSDWRRCS from the exons ATGAAAACAG TGAATCAGACAGACTGCCCTGAGGTGAGGGTCCCCGTCCCTCTCTTCTTCACCATCGGAGTGGTGAGCCTGGCTGAGAACttgctggtggtggtggctgtCATCTGGAACAGAAACCTTCACTCGCCCATGTACGCCTTCATCTGCAGCCTGGCAGCCTTCAACACCATCGCCAGCCTCACCAAAACCTGGGAGACCCTGATGATTGTGTTAGCCGACGTCGGACAGCTGGAGAAAAAAGGGCCCTCTGAGATCAAGCTGGATGATGTGGTGGACTCCCTCATGTGTATGTCCTTCATTGGGTCCTTTTTCAGTTTCCTGGCTATTGCTGTGGATCG ttaCATCACCATCTTCTATGCACTGAGATACCACAACATCATGACCATGTGGCGCACCAGGGTCATCTTGGGTGTCATCTGGACCACATGTGGGGTGTCAGCCGTGCTCATGGTGAGATTCTTCCACTCCAAGTTCATCATGATCTGCTTTATCGTCCTCTTCGTCGTCTCCTTGGCGATGATCTGCTTCTTCTACGTCTACATGTTCATGCTGGCTCGCATCCACGCCAGGAAGATTGCAGCTCTGCCCACCAGCGGTGGGGGGAAATGTCAGCGGAAGCTGTGGCGAGGGCGCAGCATGAGAGGGGCCCTGACCCTAACCATCCTGTTTGGAGCATTTGTGGTGTGTTGGGCGCCGTTTTTCCTCCACCTCATTATCATCATGGTGTGTCCCATGAACCCGTACTGCGAGTGTTACCGATCACTGTTCCAGCTGCACGTGGTCCTGCTGATGAGCCACGCCCTCATCGACCCCGTCATCTACGCCTTTCGCAGCGCCGAGCTCAGGCACACTTTCAGGAAGATGCTGCTTTGTTCAGACTGGAGACGGTGCTCATAG
- the mc2r gene encoding adrenocorticotropic hormone receptor isoform X2: MNATSVNQTDCPEVRVPVPLFFTIGVVSLAENLLVVVAVIWNRNLHSPMYAFICSLAAFNTIASLTKTWETLMIVLADVGQLEKKGPSEIKLDDVVDSLMCMSFIGSFFSFLAIAVDRYITIFYALRYHNIMTMWRTRVILGVIWTTCGVSAVLMVRFFHSKFIMICFIVLFVVSLAMICFFYVYMFMLARIHARKIAALPTSGGGKCQRKLWRGRSMRGALTLTILFGAFVVCWAPFFLHLIIIMVCPMNPYCECYRSLFQLHVVLLMSHALIDPVIYAFRSAELRHTFRKMLLCSDWRRCS; this comes from the exons ATGAATGCTACATCAGTGAATCAGACAGACTGCCCTGAGGTGAGGGTCCCCGTCCCTCTCTTCTTCACCATCGGAGTGGTGAGCCTGGCTGAGAACttgctggtggtggtggctgtCATCTGGAACAGAAACCTTCACTCGCCCATGTACGCCTTCATCTGCAGCCTGGCAGCCTTCAACACCATCGCCAGCCTCACCAAAACCTGGGAGACCCTGATGATTGTGTTAGCCGACGTCGGACAGCTGGAGAAAAAAGGGCCCTCTGAGATCAAGCTGGATGATGTGGTGGACTCCCTCATGTGTATGTCCTTCATTGGGTCCTTTTTCAGTTTCCTGGCTATTGCTGTGGATCG ttaCATCACCATCTTCTATGCACTGAGATACCACAACATCATGACCATGTGGCGCACCAGGGTCATCTTGGGTGTCATCTGGACCACATGTGGGGTGTCAGCCGTGCTCATGGTGAGATTCTTCCACTCCAAGTTCATCATGATCTGCTTTATCGTCCTCTTCGTCGTCTCCTTGGCGATGATCTGCTTCTTCTACGTCTACATGTTCATGCTGGCTCGCATCCACGCCAGGAAGATTGCAGCTCTGCCCACCAGCGGTGGGGGGAAATGTCAGCGGAAGCTGTGGCGAGGGCGCAGCATGAGAGGGGCCCTGACCCTAACCATCCTGTTTGGAGCATTTGTGGTGTGTTGGGCGCCGTTTTTCCTCCACCTCATTATCATCATGGTGTGTCCCATGAACCCGTACTGCGAGTGTTACCGATCACTGTTCCAGCTGCACGTGGTCCTGCTGATGAGCCACGCCCTCATCGACCCCGTCATCTACGCCTTTCGCAGCGCCGAGCTCAGGCACACTTTCAGGAAGATGCTGCTTTGTTCAGACTGGAGACGGTGCTCATAG
- the mc2r gene encoding adrenocorticotropic hormone receptor isoform X1 encodes MFNSEDESTKPKDKGIVETSQTFSDQIQIQSDSESGLNSILANYSMNATSVNQTDCPEVRVPVPLFFTIGVVSLAENLLVVVAVIWNRNLHSPMYAFICSLAAFNTIASLTKTWETLMIVLADVGQLEKKGPSEIKLDDVVDSLMCMSFIGSFFSFLAIAVDRYITIFYALRYHNIMTMWRTRVILGVIWTTCGVSAVLMVRFFHSKFIMICFIVLFVVSLAMICFFYVYMFMLARIHARKIAALPTSGGGKCQRKLWRGRSMRGALTLTILFGAFVVCWAPFFLHLIIIMVCPMNPYCECYRSLFQLHVVLLMSHALIDPVIYAFRSAELRHTFRKMLLCSDWRRCS; translated from the exons ATGTTTAACAGTGAAGACGAGTCTACAAAACCCAAGGATAAAGGGATTGTTGAGACTTCCCAGACTTTTTCagatcagattcagattcaatCAGATTCAGAATCTGGACTGAACAGCATCTTGGCTAACTACAGTATGAATGCTACATCAGTGAATCAGACAGACTGCCCTGAGGTGAGGGTCCCCGTCCCTCTCTTCTTCACCATCGGAGTGGTGAGCCTGGCTGAGAACttgctggtggtggtggctgtCATCTGGAACAGAAACCTTCACTCGCCCATGTACGCCTTCATCTGCAGCCTGGCAGCCTTCAACACCATCGCCAGCCTCACCAAAACCTGGGAGACCCTGATGATTGTGTTAGCCGACGTCGGACAGCTGGAGAAAAAAGGGCCCTCTGAGATCAAGCTGGATGATGTGGTGGACTCCCTCATGTGTATGTCCTTCATTGGGTCCTTTTTCAGTTTCCTGGCTATTGCTGTGGATCG ttaCATCACCATCTTCTATGCACTGAGATACCACAACATCATGACCATGTGGCGCACCAGGGTCATCTTGGGTGTCATCTGGACCACATGTGGGGTGTCAGCCGTGCTCATGGTGAGATTCTTCCACTCCAAGTTCATCATGATCTGCTTTATCGTCCTCTTCGTCGTCTCCTTGGCGATGATCTGCTTCTTCTACGTCTACATGTTCATGCTGGCTCGCATCCACGCCAGGAAGATTGCAGCTCTGCCCACCAGCGGTGGGGGGAAATGTCAGCGGAAGCTGTGGCGAGGGCGCAGCATGAGAGGGGCCCTGACCCTAACCATCCTGTTTGGAGCATTTGTGGTGTGTTGGGCGCCGTTTTTCCTCCACCTCATTATCATCATGGTGTGTCCCATGAACCCGTACTGCGAGTGTTACCGATCACTGTTCCAGCTGCACGTGGTCCTGCTGATGAGCCACGCCCTCATCGACCCCGTCATCTACGCCTTTCGCAGCGCCGAGCTCAGGCACACTTTCAGGAAGATGCTGCTTTGTTCAGACTGGAGACGGTGCTCATAG